Proteins from one Streptosporangium becharense genomic window:
- a CDS encoding S41 family peptidase translates to MASGFYLRFPHISRETLTFVADDDVWVAPVDGGRAWRLSADRAPASHPRLSPDGTKVAWTGVRDGAPEVYLADLESGSAERLTYWGDARTRTRGWTPDGKVLAVSATGRPFASHTWAYELSGGLAERLPYGPVTDLSVTGEALALLTAGLSRDPAVWKRYRGGTAGRMWVRRDGGDFTRLLADLGGHLAGPMLVGGRLVFLSDHEGVGNLYSCELDGTGLRRHTDHDVFYARHATTDGTRIVYQNAGDLYLLDGLDAEARKLDVTLGSPVRGRQPYQVNAARRLHDLAVDATGRASAMEVQGTVHWVTHRDGPARQLSTGLSAGLPRTLGADRVVWVFDDGREQGLEICPAGGGEPRRIAAGRLGEVEDLAVAPDGNTIAVTARDGRLLLVDVASGEVTELARAEGQITDPAWSRDSAWLAWSHPDGVQLRRIRLARLADRSVTDVTDGRFMDISPAFAGDYLAFLSRRGFDPVYDAHSFDMSFPLGYRPYLVPLAAATPSPFAPSAEGRAVEGGSGGDDDDEQRDAALVVDLDGIAARVVQVPVPEGRYSDLRAVKGGFVWLREPLAGELGEDRDQVGGEAPRPALDRYDLVKRKWEEVVDKLDWYRVSGDGTQLVVSDKGTLSVRPATGKAGGKNGDDTTVDLSRVRVTADPRELRRLAYAQLGRRVRGDFWVEDMADVDWDGVLEEYRPLVDRVATADDFADLLWEVVGELGSSHAYVIPAPGGHPDSAPVGLLGADLSRNADGRWLVDRVLPAETSDVHARSPLAAPGAGVRPGEALLAVDGRPVPPEGPARLLVGAADKPVELTLDGGRRVVVTPLGDDRRLRYQDWVAGRRAQVRELSGGRLGYLHIPDMVAEGWAQFHRDLRREMTFEGLVVDVRGNRGGHTSELVIERLIRRVIAWDLPRGMAPITYPEDAPRGPLVAIADQNAGSDGDIVTAAFKIHKLGPVVGTRTWGGVIGIEDDHRLADGTSITVPKYSFWFEGLGWGVENYGVDPDVEVDISPDDWAADRDPQIEEAVRLVLAALQERPAATPPDRSTRPSRRRPVLPPRP, encoded by the coding sequence ATGGCTTCTGGTTTCTACCTGCGTTTCCCCCACATTTCCCGCGAGACATTGACATTCGTCGCAGATGACGATGTCTGGGTCGCCCCGGTGGATGGCGGCCGTGCCTGGCGCCTGTCCGCGGACCGCGCTCCCGCGAGTCACCCCCGCCTGTCACCCGACGGTACGAAGGTCGCCTGGACCGGCGTCCGCGACGGCGCACCCGAGGTCTACCTGGCCGACCTGGAGTCGGGCTCGGCCGAGCGGCTGACCTACTGGGGAGACGCCCGGACCCGCACACGCGGCTGGACGCCGGACGGCAAGGTGCTCGCGGTCAGTGCAACCGGCCGCCCGTTCGCCTCGCACACCTGGGCCTACGAGCTGAGTGGAGGACTCGCCGAGCGGCTGCCGTACGGGCCCGTCACGGACCTGTCGGTCACCGGGGAGGCGCTGGCGCTGCTGACCGCCGGGCTCTCCCGCGACCCCGCCGTCTGGAAGCGCTACCGGGGCGGCACGGCCGGACGCATGTGGGTCCGGCGGGACGGCGGTGACTTCACCCGGCTGCTGGCGGACCTGGGCGGTCACCTCGCCGGCCCGATGCTCGTCGGCGGACGCCTCGTCTTCCTCTCCGACCACGAGGGCGTGGGCAACCTCTACTCCTGCGAGCTGGACGGCACCGGCCTGCGCCGGCACACCGACCACGACGTCTTCTACGCCCGGCACGCCACCACCGACGGGACCAGGATCGTCTACCAGAACGCCGGTGACCTCTACCTCCTCGACGGCCTGGACGCCGAGGCCCGCAAGCTCGACGTCACCCTCGGCTCCCCGGTCCGCGGGCGGCAGCCGTACCAGGTCAACGCCGCCCGGCGGCTGCACGACCTGGCGGTGGACGCCACCGGCCGGGCCAGCGCGATGGAGGTCCAGGGCACGGTGCATTGGGTGACCCACCGGGACGGCCCGGCGCGCCAGCTCAGCACCGGCCTGTCGGCGGGCCTGCCGCGCACGCTCGGCGCCGACCGGGTGGTGTGGGTCTTCGACGACGGCCGGGAGCAGGGGCTGGAGATCTGCCCGGCCGGGGGCGGTGAGCCACGCAGGATCGCGGCCGGCCGGCTGGGCGAGGTCGAGGACCTCGCCGTGGCGCCGGACGGGAACACGATCGCGGTGACGGCCAGGGACGGGCGGCTGCTCCTGGTGGACGTGGCCTCCGGGGAGGTCACCGAACTGGCCCGGGCCGAGGGCCAGATCACCGACCCGGCCTGGTCGCGCGACTCGGCCTGGTTGGCCTGGTCGCACCCGGACGGTGTGCAGCTGCGCCGGATCCGGCTGGCCAGGCTGGCGGACCGGTCGGTGACCGACGTCACCGACGGCCGGTTCATGGACATCTCACCCGCGTTCGCGGGCGACTACCTGGCGTTCCTGTCGCGCCGCGGCTTCGACCCGGTCTACGACGCGCACTCCTTCGACATGTCCTTCCCGCTCGGCTACCGCCCCTACCTGGTGCCGCTGGCCGCGGCCACACCGTCCCCGTTCGCACCCAGCGCCGAGGGCCGGGCCGTCGAGGGCGGGAGCGGGGGCGATGACGACGACGAGCAGCGGGACGCCGCGCTCGTCGTCGACCTGGACGGCATCGCCGCCCGGGTCGTGCAGGTTCCGGTGCCCGAGGGCCGCTACTCGGACCTGCGGGCGGTCAAGGGCGGCTTCGTCTGGCTGCGCGAGCCGCTGGCCGGTGAACTCGGCGAAGACCGGGACCAGGTGGGCGGTGAGGCGCCCCGGCCCGCGCTGGACCGCTACGACCTGGTCAAGCGCAAGTGGGAGGAGGTCGTCGACAAGCTCGACTGGTACCGGGTGAGCGGAGACGGCACGCAGCTCGTCGTCAGCGACAAGGGCACGCTGTCGGTCCGCCCGGCGACCGGCAAGGCGGGCGGCAAGAACGGTGACGACACGACCGTCGACCTGTCCCGGGTCCGGGTCACCGCCGACCCCCGGGAGCTCCGGCGGCTCGCCTACGCCCAGCTGGGCCGGCGCGTGCGCGGCGACTTCTGGGTGGAGGACATGGCGGACGTCGACTGGGACGGGGTGCTGGAGGAGTACCGGCCGCTGGTGGACCGGGTCGCCACCGCCGACGACTTCGCCGATCTGCTCTGGGAGGTCGTGGGGGAGCTGGGCAGCTCGCACGCCTACGTCATACCCGCTCCGGGGGGACACCCCGACTCCGCCCCGGTCGGCCTGCTCGGCGCCGACCTGTCCAGGAACGCCGACGGCCGCTGGCTGGTGGACCGGGTGCTGCCCGCGGAGACCTCCGACGTGCACGCCCGCTCGCCGCTGGCCGCGCCCGGGGCGGGGGTCCGGCCCGGTGAGGCGCTGCTCGCGGTCGACGGCCGCCCGGTGCCCCCGGAGGGGCCCGCGCGGCTGCTGGTGGGCGCCGCGGACAAGCCGGTCGAGCTGACCCTGGACGGCGGACGCCGGGTGGTCGTCACGCCGCTCGGCGACGACCGGCGCCTGCGCTACCAGGACTGGGTGGCCGGTCGCCGGGCACAGGTCAGGGAACTCAGCGGCGGCCGGCTCGGCTACCTGCACATCCCGGACATGGTCGCCGAGGGCTGGGCACAGTTCCACCGCGACCTGCGCAGGGAGATGACCTTCGAGGGGCTCGTGGTGGACGTGCGGGGCAACCGCGGCGGGCACACCTCCGAGCTGGTCATCGAGCGGCTGATCCGCCGGGTCATCGCCTGGGACCTGCCCCGGGGCATGGCGCCGATCACCTATCCCGAGGACGCGCCGCGCGGGCCGCTGGTCGCGATCGCCGACCAGAACGCCGGGTCCGACGGCGACATCGTCACCGCGGCCTTCAAAATCCACAAACTGGGGCCCGTGGTGGGCACCCGCACGTGGGGCGGGGTCATCGGCATCGAGGACGATCACCGGCTGGCCGACGGGACGTCCATCACCGTGCCCAAGTACTCCTTCTGGTTCGAGGGTCTCGGCTGGGGGGTGGAGAACTACGGTGTCGACCCGGACGTCGAGGTCGACATCTCCCCGGACGACTGGGCCGCCGACCGTGACCCGCAGATCGAGGAGGCGGTGCGGCTCGTCCTCGCCGCGCTC
- a CDS encoding cob(I)yrinic acid a,c-diamide adenosyltransferase yields MTRADRDNPVVLSKIYTRTGDDGTTALGDMSRTRKTDPRLAAYADVEEANAAIGVALATGALEQDVAAVLARVQNELFDVGADLSTPVTADPEFPPLRVEPSYIEWLEARCDEFNERLKPLRSFILPGGTPVVAQLHVARTVVRRAERTVWAALEAHDDVNPLTATYLNRLSDLMFILCRVVAGGDEILWKPGGTR; encoded by the coding sequence ATGACGCGAGCAGACAGAGACAACCCGGTGGTGCTCTCCAAGATCTACACCCGCACCGGGGACGACGGCACGACCGCGCTCGGCGACATGAGTCGCACCCGCAAGACCGACCCCCGTCTCGCCGCGTACGCGGACGTGGAGGAGGCGAACGCGGCCATCGGCGTGGCCCTGGCCACGGGGGCACTGGAGCAGGACGTCGCCGCGGTGCTCGCGCGCGTGCAGAACGAGCTGTTCGACGTCGGGGCCGACCTGAGCACCCCCGTCACGGCCGATCCGGAGTTCCCGCCGCTGCGGGTCGAACCCTCCTACATCGAGTGGCTGGAGGCGCGCTGCGACGAGTTCAACGAACGTCTCAAGCCGCTGCGCAGCTTCATCCTGCCGGGTGGCACCCCGGTCGTCGCCCAGCTCCACGTCGCCAGGACCGTCGTCCGCCGGGCCGAGCGGACCGTCTGGGCGGCGCTGGAGGCCCACGACGACGTCAACCCGCTGACCGCCACGTATCTCAACCGGCTGAGCGACCTGATGTTCATCCTCTGCCGGGTCGTCGCCGGCGGCGACGAGATCCTCTGGAAGCCGGGCGGCACCCGCTGA
- a CDS encoding DUF642 domain-containing protein has product MTVMLAHAAGLSRLAVALPAACALALTVGAAAPVPSEGRTSANAPLVSNGSFESPWSPGSTQINAGNTIGAWQVTGGSVDLVGVNSFWPAYRGRQSVDLSGTSGGTIQQVIPTLPGRCYNVVFALAGNTYGGPTIKRGYARISQGPLIVHKNFAFDITGRSPQNMGYKKEGFAFCSQSDRAILRLVSATSGAYGPVVDDVVVTPRFHPYDITAGTIKLGPETADLDNHVAVPDSDD; this is encoded by the coding sequence ATGACTGTTATGTTGGCTCACGCCGCCGGGCTCTCCCGGCTGGCCGTGGCACTTCCGGCGGCCTGCGCTCTCGCCCTGACCGTCGGGGCGGCCGCCCCCGTCCCGTCGGAAGGCCGGACGTCGGCCAACGCTCCGCTGGTGAGCAACGGCAGCTTCGAGTCACCGTGGAGCCCGGGCAGCACGCAGATCAACGCGGGGAACACCATCGGAGCGTGGCAGGTCACCGGCGGTTCCGTCGACCTGGTCGGCGTGAACAGCTTCTGGCCGGCCTACAGGGGCCGCCAGTCCGTCGACCTCTCCGGCACCAGCGGTGGGACGATCCAGCAGGTCATTCCCACCCTTCCCGGACGCTGCTACAACGTGGTCTTCGCCCTGGCCGGCAACACCTACGGCGGCCCGACGATCAAGCGCGGGTACGCCCGGATCAGCCAGGGGCCGCTCATCGTGCACAAGAACTTCGCCTTCGACATCACCGGCCGGTCGCCGCAGAACATGGGCTACAAGAAGGAGGGCTTCGCCTTCTGCTCGCAGAGCGACCGGGCGATCCTGCGGCTCGTCTCGGCCACCTCGGGGGCGTACGGCCCGGTCGTCGACGACGTGGTCGTGACCCCGAGGTTCCACCCCTACGACATCACCGCGGGCACCATCAAGCTCGGGCCCGAGACCGCTGACCTCGACAACCACGTCGCGGTTCCCGACAGCGACGACTGA
- a CDS encoding DUF2550 domain-containing protein codes for MVVLDVLIVVGLLVALLAFRVLFLTRSRGSVLCCLRPLPGGRGWRVGAARYADGHLNWIPLIGLLPRPRHVIVRRGLVISSRRRIGPGEFYGFLEGVTALEVRNGDSAFELAMGYRALTGFVAWLESAPPSAYLDVA; via the coding sequence ATGGTGGTGCTGGACGTACTCATCGTGGTGGGGCTGCTCGTCGCCCTCCTGGCGTTCCGTGTGCTCTTCCTGACCCGATCCCGGGGGTCGGTGCTGTGTTGCCTGCGTCCCCTGCCGGGCGGACGAGGCTGGCGGGTCGGGGCGGCCCGCTACGCCGACGGTCATCTCAACTGGATTCCGCTCATAGGTCTGCTGCCAAGGCCGCGCCACGTCATCGTGAGGCGCGGCCTTGTCATTTCCAGCCGTCGCCGGATCGGGCCCGGCGAGTTCTACGGGTTCCTGGAGGGCGTGACCGCGCTGGAGGTCCGCAACGGTGACAGCGCCTTCGAGCTCGCCATGGGGTACCGGGCGCTGACCGGGTTCGTGGCCTGGCTGGAGTCGGCCCCCCCGAGCGCCTATCTCGACGTGGCCTGA
- a CDS encoding F0F1 ATP synthase subunit epsilon gives MAKLRVGVVSPEREIWSGEADMVIAKTVDGEIGIMPKHAPVIGVLVEGGLLTVKRGNGEADLVAAVHGGFLSVANDEVSILAELAELGSEVDIPRAKSALDRAQASVEAGQEEADAAKRARARARLRAAGEEVR, from the coding sequence GTGGCGAAGCTGCGAGTAGGCGTCGTCTCCCCGGAACGTGAGATCTGGTCCGGCGAGGCCGACATGGTGATTGCCAAGACCGTCGACGGCGAGATCGGTATCATGCCGAAGCACGCGCCGGTGATCGGTGTTCTGGTCGAGGGCGGGCTGCTGACGGTCAAGCGCGGCAACGGCGAGGCCGACCTCGTCGCCGCCGTCCACGGAGGCTTCCTGTCGGTGGCCAACGACGAGGTGTCCATCCTGGCCGAGCTGGCCGAGCTGGGTTCCGAGGTCGACATCCCGCGGGCCAAGAGCGCGCTCGACCGGGCCCAGGCCTCGGTCGAGGCCGGTCAGGAAGAGGCGGACGCGGCCAAGCGGGCCCGGGCCCGGGCCCGGCTGCGCGCGGCCGGCGAGGAAGTCAGGTAA
- the atpD gene encoding F0F1 ATP synthase subunit beta codes for MTAQTVETGVGRVARVTGPVVDVEFPVEAMPDIYNALQIEVTLGGETKVLTLEVAQHLGDNLVRAISMQPTDGVTRGAPVRDTGAAISVPVGDVVKGHVWNALGESLDVETASLKINERWGIHRPSPSFDALESRTEMLVTGIKVIDLLTPYVQGGKIGLFGGAGVGKTVLIQEMIRRVARNFGGTSVFAGVGERTREGNDLWLEMEEADVLKDTALVFGQMDEPPGTRLRVALSALTMAEYFRDVQKQDVLLFIDNIFRFTQAGSEVSTLLGRMPSAVGYQPTLADEMGVLQERITSTRGHSITSMQAIYVPADDITDPAPHNAFAHLDAQTVLSRPISEKGIYPAVDPLDSTSRILDPLIVGEEHYRVAQETKRILQKYKELQDIIAILGIDELSEEDKVTVNRARRIERFLSHPMYAAEAFTGQPGENVPLDETIASFKGLCAGEYDHLPEQAFFMVGGIDQAVAKAKELAR; via the coding sequence ATGACTGCACAGACTGTTGAGACCGGCGTGGGCCGCGTCGCGCGGGTCACCGGTCCCGTCGTCGACGTGGAGTTCCCCGTCGAGGCGATGCCCGATATCTACAACGCCCTCCAGATCGAGGTCACCCTCGGCGGGGAGACCAAGGTCCTGACCCTGGAGGTCGCCCAGCACCTGGGTGACAACCTCGTCCGCGCCATCTCCATGCAGCCCACCGACGGCGTGACCCGGGGGGCCCCGGTGCGCGACACCGGTGCCGCCATCTCGGTGCCGGTCGGCGACGTCGTCAAGGGCCACGTGTGGAACGCCCTCGGCGAGTCGCTGGACGTCGAGACCGCCTCCCTCAAGATCAATGAGCGCTGGGGCATCCACCGCCCGTCGCCGTCCTTCGACGCCCTCGAGTCGCGCACCGAGATGCTCGTCACCGGCATCAAGGTCATCGACCTGCTCACCCCGTACGTGCAGGGCGGCAAGATCGGCCTGTTCGGCGGCGCGGGCGTCGGCAAGACCGTTCTGATCCAGGAGATGATCCGCCGGGTCGCCCGCAACTTCGGTGGCACCTCGGTGTTCGCCGGCGTCGGCGAGCGCACCCGTGAGGGCAACGACCTGTGGCTGGAGATGGAGGAGGCGGACGTCCTCAAGGACACCGCGCTCGTCTTCGGCCAGATGGACGAGCCCCCGGGCACCCGTCTGCGCGTCGCGCTCTCCGCCCTCACCATGGCGGAGTACTTCCGTGACGTGCAGAAGCAGGACGTGCTTCTGTTCATCGACAACATCTTCCGGTTCACCCAGGCCGGTTCCGAGGTCTCCACGCTGCTCGGCCGTATGCCGTCCGCGGTGGGTTACCAGCCGACCCTGGCCGACGAGATGGGCGTTCTGCAGGAGCGCATCACCTCCACCCGCGGTCACTCGATCACCTCGATGCAGGCGATCTACGTCCCCGCGGACGACATCACCGACCCGGCCCCGCACAACGCCTTCGCGCACCTCGACGCGCAGACCGTTCTGTCGCGGCCGATCTCGGAGAAGGGCATCTACCCCGCGGTGGACCCGCTCGACTCCACCTCGCGGATCCTCGACCCGCTGATCGTGGGCGAGGAGCACTACCGCGTGGCCCAGGAGACCAAGCGGATCCTGCAGAAGTACAAGGAACTGCAGGACATCATCGCGATCCTCGGTATCGACGAGCTCTCCGAAGAGGACAAGGTCACCGTCAACCGGGCCCGCCGCATCGAGCGCTTCCTGTCGCACCCGATGTACGCGGCCGAGGCGTTCACCGGTCAGCCGGGTGAGAACGTCCCGCTGGACGAGACGATCGCCTCGTTCAAGGGTCTGTGCGCCGGTGAGTACGACCACCTGCCCGAGCAGGCGTTCTTCATGGTCGGCGGCATCGACCAGGCCGTCGCCAAGGCGAAGGAACTCGCCCGCTAG
- a CDS encoding F0F1 ATP synthase subunit gamma gives MGAQLRLLRRRIKSVKSTAKITRAQELIASSRIVRAQLRMQAAVPYEREITRAVTGVVSNTASVDHPLTVAKERPAKAAVLIVTSDSGFCGGFNANLLREAEALAGLLRSRGVEPVPFVTGRKGVAWHSFRNRAMGGQWTGFSRKPSYSDAKEIAGALIDAFSADDGVDEIHIVSTEFVSMLTQEVVVKRILPLVVEESPEKGGTPLPYFEFEPAAGEVLDKLLPRYVESRIFTALLQSAASEEAARRRAMKSATDNANELIRVFTQQMNQARQAEITQEISEIVGGANALADAAAGKE, from the coding sequence ATGGGTGCCCAGCTAAGACTGCTGCGGCGGCGGATCAAGTCGGTCAAGTCCACCGCGAAGATCACGCGTGCCCAGGAGCTCATCGCCTCGTCGCGCATCGTGCGGGCGCAGCTGCGGATGCAGGCGGCCGTGCCGTACGAGCGGGAGATCACCCGCGCCGTGACGGGCGTCGTCAGCAACACCGCGAGCGTCGACCACCCGCTGACGGTGGCGAAGGAGCGGCCGGCCAAGGCGGCGGTGCTCATCGTCACCAGCGACAGCGGGTTCTGCGGCGGCTTCAACGCCAACCTCCTGCGTGAGGCCGAGGCGCTCGCCGGGCTGCTGCGGAGCAGGGGCGTCGAGCCCGTGCCCTTCGTGACGGGACGCAAGGGTGTCGCCTGGCACTCCTTCCGCAACCGCGCGATGGGCGGGCAGTGGACCGGGTTCTCCCGTAAGCCCTCGTACTCCGACGCCAAGGAGATCGCCGGCGCGCTGATCGACGCGTTCTCGGCCGACGACGGGGTGGACGAGATCCACATCGTCTCCACCGAGTTCGTCTCGATGCTGACGCAGGAGGTCGTGGTCAAGCGGATCCTTCCCCTGGTGGTGGAGGAGAGCCCGGAGAAGGGCGGCACCCCGCTGCCCTACTTCGAGTTCGAGCCCGCGGCGGGCGAAGTGCTCGACAAGCTGCTGCCGCGCTACGTGGAGTCGCGCATCTTCACCGCGCTGCTCCAGTCGGCGGCCTCCGAGGAGGCCGCGCGTCGCCGGGCCATGAAGTCGGCGACCGACAACGCCAACGAGCTCATCCGCGTGTTCACCCAGCAGATGAACCAGGCTCGCCAGGCCGAGATCACCCAGGAAATCAGCGAGATCGTCGGTGGCGCCAACGCGCTGGCTGACGCCGCAGCGGGGAAAGAGTGA
- the atpA gene encoding F0F1 ATP synthase subunit alpha, giving the protein MAELTIRPDEIRDALERFVQAYEPEGAAREEIGTVVDCGDGIAHVSGLPSAMANELLEFEDGTRGLALNLDVREIGVVILGDFSKIEEGQSVRRTGEVLSVPVGDNFLGRVVDPLGVPLDGKGAIEAEGLRALELQAPSVVQRQPVKEPLATGIKAIDAMTAIGRGQRQLIIGDRGTGKTAIAVDTILNQRENWLSGDPNRQVRCVYVAVGQKGSTIAQVRARLEEAGAMEYTTIVAAPASDPAGYKYLAPYTGSAIGQHWMYQGKHVLIVFDDLTKQADAYRAVSLLLRRPPGREAYPGDVFYLHSRLLERCAKLSNDMGGGSMTGLPVIETKGNDVSAFIPTNVISITDGQVFLETDLFNAGVRPAINVGVSVSRVGGSAQTKAMKKVAGTLRLALSQYRDLEAFASFASDLDAASKAQLERGQRLVELLKQPQYSPFPVEKEVVSIWAGTTGELDDVPVEDIRRFETEFLDYIGRDHKGILDGIRETKDLSGDTVTALKDAITEFKKSFETSAGELLVRDEPVAALGAESVGQEKITKQVRASEKK; this is encoded by the coding sequence ATGGCGGAGCTTACGATCCGGCCGGATGAGATCCGGGACGCCCTTGAGCGCTTCGTCCAGGCGTACGAGCCGGAAGGCGCCGCGCGTGAGGAGATCGGGACCGTCGTCGACTGCGGCGACGGCATCGCCCATGTCTCCGGCCTTCCCTCGGCGATGGCGAACGAGCTGCTTGAGTTCGAGGACGGCACGCGTGGCCTGGCACTGAACCTGGACGTCCGGGAGATCGGTGTCGTTATCCTGGGCGACTTCAGCAAGATCGAGGAGGGCCAGTCGGTCCGCCGGACGGGCGAGGTCCTCTCCGTTCCGGTCGGCGACAACTTCCTCGGCCGCGTGGTCGACCCGCTGGGCGTCCCGCTGGACGGCAAGGGTGCCATCGAGGCCGAGGGGCTGCGGGCCCTGGAGCTCCAGGCCCCCTCGGTGGTCCAGCGTCAGCCGGTGAAGGAGCCTCTCGCCACCGGCATCAAGGCGATCGACGCCATGACCGCGATCGGCCGGGGCCAGCGTCAGCTGATCATCGGCGACCGCGGCACCGGCAAGACCGCGATCGCCGTCGACACGATCCTCAACCAGCGGGAGAACTGGCTCTCCGGCGACCCCAACCGGCAGGTCCGCTGCGTCTACGTCGCGGTCGGCCAGAAGGGTTCCACGATCGCCCAGGTCAGGGCCCGCCTGGAGGAGGCGGGCGCGATGGAGTACACCACCATCGTCGCCGCCCCGGCCTCCGACCCGGCCGGTTACAAGTACCTGGCTCCTTACACCGGTTCGGCCATCGGCCAGCACTGGATGTACCAGGGCAAGCACGTCCTCATCGTCTTCGACGACCTGACCAAGCAGGCCGACGCCTACCGCGCCGTCTCCCTGCTGCTGCGCCGCCCGCCGGGCCGTGAGGCCTACCCCGGCGACGTCTTCTACCTGCACTCCCGTCTCCTGGAGCGCTGCGCCAAGCTCTCCAACGACATGGGCGGCGGTTCGATGACGGGTCTCCCGGTCATCGAGACCAAGGGCAACGACGTGTCGGCGTTCATCCCGACCAACGTCATCTCCATCACCGACGGCCAGGTCTTCCTCGAGACCGACCTGTTCAACGCCGGTGTCCGCCCCGCGATCAACGTCGGTGTGTCGGTCTCCCGAGTCGGTGGCTCGGCGCAGACCAAGGCGATGAAGAAGGTCGCCGGCACGCTGCGTCTCGCCCTCTCCCAGTACCGCGACCTGGAGGCGTTCGCCTCCTTCGCCTCCGACCTGGACGCGGCGTCCAAGGCGCAGCTGGAGCGTGGCCAGCGCCTGGTCGAGCTGCTCAAGCAGCCGCAGTACAGCCCCTTCCCGGTGGAGAAGGAGGTCGTCTCGATCTGGGCCGGCACGACCGGTGAGCTCGACGACGTCCCGGTCGAGGACATCCGCCGCTTCGAGACGGAGTTCCTCGACTACATCGGCCGCGACCACAAGGGCATCCTCGACGGCATCCGCGAGACGAAGGACCTGTCGGGCGACACGGTCACCGCGCTCAAGGACGCCATCACCGAGTTCAAGAAGAGCTTCGAGACCTCCGCCGGTGAGCTGCTCGTCCGTGACGAGCCGGTCGCCGCGCTCGGCGCCGAGTCGGTCGGCCAGGAGAAGATCACGAAGCAAGTCCGCGCGTCCGAGAAGAAGTAG
- a CDS encoding F0F1 ATP synthase subunit delta has product MKGLSRASLAEVEERFNAVAGSADLGTLADELFAIADLLDREHGLRRSLSDPARPAGQKAQVVQVLLEGKVSVAALETAVAAVSAKWTRGGDLADALERLGVVAAAAEAEAQSRLDDVEDELFRFGRIAASNLDLSRALTNPASPEAAKRELLVSLLTGKVAPTTLRLVTQVVLHPRGRSLENGLTDFGQLVAAQRQRLVAVVRSAIALSEVQKQRLAAWLRTSYGRDVHLNVEVDPQVIGGFSVRIGDDLIDTTIAGRIEEVRRRLAG; this is encoded by the coding sequence ATGAAGGGTCTGAGCAGGGCTTCGCTGGCCGAGGTCGAAGAGCGCTTCAACGCGGTCGCGGGAAGCGCCGACCTCGGCACGCTGGCCGACGAGCTCTTCGCGATCGCCGATCTGCTCGACCGTGAGCACGGCCTCCGTCGCAGCCTGTCCGACCCCGCCCGGCCCGCGGGCCAGAAGGCGCAGGTCGTGCAGGTCCTGCTGGAGGGCAAGGTCAGCGTCGCGGCACTGGAGACGGCCGTCGCGGCCGTCTCCGCCAAGTGGACGCGCGGCGGCGACCTGGCCGACGCCCTGGAGCGTCTCGGCGTGGTCGCCGCGGCGGCCGAGGCCGAGGCGCAGAGCAGGCTCGACGACGTCGAGGACGAACTGTTCCGGTTCGGCCGCATCGCCGCCTCGAACCTGGACCTGTCCCGGGCTCTGACCAACCCGGCCTCCCCGGAGGCGGCGAAGCGGGAGCTCCTCGTCTCGCTGCTCACGGGCAAGGTCGCCCCCACCACCCTCCGCCTGGTCACGCAGGTGGTGCTGCATCCGCGAGGACGTAGTCTGGAGAACGGCCTCACGGATTTCGGCCAGCTGGTCGCGGCCCAGAGGCAGCGCCTGGTCGCGGTGGTGCGCAGCGCCATCGCCCTCTCCGAGGTGCAGAAGCAGCGTCTGGCCGCATGGTTGCGCACCTCGTACGGCCGAGACGTTCATCTGAACGTCGAGGTGGACCCGCAGGTGATCGGTGGGTTCTCCGTCCGCATCGGGGACGACCTCATCGACACCACCATCGCGGGACGAATCGAAGAAGTCCGCCGCCGGTTGGCCGGCTAG
- a CDS encoding F0F1 ATP synthase subunit B — protein sequence MTIAAKFLAAEGSSPIMPHLYELVVGGFAFLVVLFVVGKILTPRIQKTLAERTEAIEGGIQRAADAQAEAQALLKQYKDQLAEARHEASRLREEAREQGAQIKAELREEAQAEARRLIEAAHLQIEADRQQAFAQLRSEIGRLSTDLASRIVGESLEDEARQRRTVDRFIEELESSSAVVR from the coding sequence ATGACAATCGCAGCTAAGTTCCTGGCGGCCGAGGGCAGCAGCCCGATCATGCCGCATCTCTACGAGCTGGTCGTCGGCGGTTTCGCGTTCCTCGTCGTCCTCTTCGTCGTCGGCAAGATCCTCACCCCGCGCATCCAGAAGACTCTGGCTGAGCGGACCGAGGCGATCGAGGGCGGCATCCAGCGCGCCGCGGACGCCCAGGCCGAGGCCCAGGCACTGCTCAAGCAGTACAAGGACCAGCTCGCCGAGGCTCGTCACGAGGCTTCCCGCCTGCGTGAGGAGGCTCGCGAGCAGGGTGCCCAGATCAAGGCCGAGCTGCGCGAGGAGGCACAGGCCGAGGCCCGTCGCCTCATCGAGGCCGCGCACCTGCAGATCGAGGCCGACCGCCAGCAGGCGTTCGCCCAGCTCCGCAGTGAGATCGGCCGGTTGTCGACGGATCTCGCCAGCCGCATCGTCGGGGAGTCCCTTGAGGACGAGGCCCGCCAGCGCCGCACCGTCGACAGGTTCATCGAGGAGCTCGAGTCGAGCAGCGCGGTGGTCCGTTGA